The Glycine max cultivar Williams 82 chromosome 17, Glycine_max_v4.0, whole genome shotgun sequence genome contains the following window.
AAGTTGGTTGCAAACAACAATCTCCAACCTCCAACCCAGGTATGTACACCATTGACATTGTATAGATagatatattttatacttttaatctTCTAAAATGTATGAATGAAGAGgtacatagtttttttttcttttaatttatgttaccATGAGTGTTAAACacgtacttttttttttatttttataatgtttgtCTTGTACATTCTTTTTAACTCACATTTTACTAATAGatcaaaatttatcaaaaaattgaaatgactCATTAAATAGAAGTGagacttataaaaatatatgatttttaacaaattttagtcATTAATAGAGTTTgtgttaaaaaatgtattatatataaaataaaagaatactaGTGATATCATCTTTTTAACACTCTTTTTATAATtgactgaaatttattaaaaattatttattttagtggaTCCAACTTCTCATTTGTCTTTTGATTTAGACTTAAGAACCCTCAAAGAGAGTGTTACGTAAAGAGTGATGCTAGCATTTTTCTCTACAACATATATTAGTAACATTTCTTGCATTTTATTAATGCTTGTTTTTTGACCGATGGGATGTGGCTGAATTTATTATATTGTACTGCCGTTTACTTGTTATCCTATTACAGATAACCCCTTCCAACAAGAAAAAGCCGGTGTACAGGGAAAAGCCAACTTGCTTTGGCAGTTTGAAACTACTGATTCCAAGATTCTTAAGGTCATGgtcaaaagccaaaaataagGAGAAAAACAAGAAACCGATGCATGGAGGTTTTTCGGGAAATGGAATGAAAATGTTACAGGtattttgaatgaaaattttaCGATAATCTGATGTTAATTATAAGCACTGATACTATGTGCTACTCTGAtgcatttttcattcttaaggtTTGGAAAGGAAAAAGTTTCTTAACGAATGTGTTTTCAACAACACGCAATTAAGTATGCTTGAGGTTCAATTTTGCCCCGGTCATTCACCTCTCTCAAGGTATAATGTCTCGaatcaaataagaaattttatcatttaattagatTCAAGTTCTTATTTTCCATCATGCTAATCACCGACAACTCCCTTTATTTGAATGTGTGTCTTAAGATTAATGTATAACACTAGAAATTATTAGGTGATTCAGAATTACTACATTATTTATGATCTTAATCTAATAATTTCTCGTGTAATATATCACTTATCTTAATTCTTGtatcttctctttttattttgttttcatagtACAAAAATTTATTGTACAAATGCAACTTTCCTTTATGGATTGCAATCACTGAAATTTTGatgtaatatatatacaagaattcaaatagtcaaattactacatttatttataaactttttgttgTACAAATATCATACCTAAGTAGATTAAGAAATAGAAGCAAAAGTTACTGGGTTATGCTAGGTACACAAGCTCTATTGTTTGTACACCCAATATTTTCTGTTAATTCCAAAATTATCCTACGCCAAAGGTATGCGAGTTTATAATTAATCCGTATAATTTGTACAAATGAACTTGATccgtaaatataatttaaacataaagatcAATTTAAGTGGATGACATTTTCGCTCATTCACTTAAAATACTGGGTACACCTAACATCACCCAAAGTTACTTCATCAGGAGGTaagaatgataaataaaatttgcttagagcttgtTGTAAAGTACTTACGTAAAGCCCCAAAAGTTGAGGGGTTTCAACATCCTTAAAATACGTTCGTAAAGTTAAGAATAGTTCTTGTCTAAGTTCGGTGTTAGAGGAAAATGGTATTGATTTCATGTGTTAGAATACTTCTAGTAGAACACAGGGTCTTGCTtacatattaaaaagaaaattgtggAATGAGAGATGGGTGACAAAGGAGTTATGGAAGAATGGATTCTTGACCCACCGTTCGTTGAAGTGATGCATCAGCAAGGAATTGCAACAAGTCTTTGAAGAAATAACCTTTGAATCGAAAGCAAACGTTGTTGTGTTTGGCAACTCATACTTCAATTTCAAAAGTAGGACTATAAATTGAAAGAATGAAATTGCCAAGCCAAAAAATGCTGCGAGGACGTCGGCAATGTGTCAAATACTTCGGTAAATTGCACGTTTCTAAAGTAACGGAACCAAAACACATCAGTTACAACACAAAAAGAGTTTCCTAGAGTTTTTAcctattttacataaatattacaACGTAATTGGCTTGCAAGATTAGTCTCAGTCATGGACTATTGAGATCTCTGTTGTCGAGTATACTCCCAGAGAGCAATTGCACCACTGACATGAACATTGAGAGATCTAACAACTCCAAATTGCGGAATTTCGATGCAAGcatctaaaatatgaattatatcCACAGGTATACCTTCTTTCTCTCGGCCGAGAACCAGGACCTGAATAAACAAccaaatatgaaataatatatttaaacataaagtcAGGAATGTTAGAAATGTATGGCTTAAAGCATGTACCTAAGCAACTGGAAGGTCAGAATACTTACCATTTTTTTGGGAAAGATATACTGATCAAGGGGTACACTGTTTGCAGTTTGTTCCAAACCCAAGATGGAAaatccttctttcttttttttctgcaaGTAAATCTTTATGCTATCTACTGGGACTTCTATTATAGGAACCCACTTTTCGGCTGTTACACTGCAAACAACAGACAATTTCCAGCAAGATTGACGACATTAGAGTGCAATGAATTAAAACACTTCCTATATCACGAGACATGCTTAAATATacatgtgtttgtgtgtgtgcatTTCCTTTTTGAAAGTTTGAGCATTTAGAATTATTAGCGGTCACCAACAGTATTTCCCTTTTGACATTTAAGCAGAAGCCAAGTAGTAAGTCCACTCAGTTTGTGACATCTATaaagcaagaaaaaataaaggaaaaaaaagttctaTCATCAAAACCTGATTAGTTGGAACTGTTTGTcatttatgatttttgtatcAGCAATGGCCAGCCCTGATGCTCTAAATACCTGCTTAACACGACAATAGgagtaaagaaaatattttttttctccagaaaatagaaaaaagaagttaaacATAGTATAACATAAGATTGACAAATGGAGCAGAATGAGTAACGTACCTCACATGTACGAGCCAAGCCAGCAAGATTGGGTATGCGGTCAAGCAATGATGCAACAAGGATAAAATTCTGTCGACTTGCTTTTTGTTGATCTAGAGATGATCTTCTTGACTGCAATAGTTGGTCGAGAAGGAGATCATCCCTCTCTATCTCTGTCATGTTGatcttgaaattaaataatgGTAGATACAAAACTATGAATCACACAAAAGGTGGAACACAGACTACAAACACAGTACACGGTCATAATGACAACAAAAATAGTGTTAGATAGTcagttcctttttcttttattagttgCTGAACAAATTCAAACATACCAGCCAACTTTTTATAGGTTTCATCATTGCCATAAAGGAAACCTGCTTCGTTGCCCCCCTTGTCATGTTTGGTAAAAGTAACCTTTTTCTGGAAATCTGAAGACATATCTTTAAGCATGGTTCCTTCAATGccaccagataaattttcgatGCAATTCTTATCCCCATTGAAATTTAGAGTCTCATTCCTGATTGTCACCACATCCTTTGCCATTGAACACCGCAGGTCTTCTCTAGCATCCTAGACAGGGAggaaaaacttaaaagataaaTCAGAAACTATAGCCTTTCTCTTTTAGAAAAGTACGGCAAAGTacttacatttaaaaatttgagaacCTGCTCCATGAGAGATGTTGGAACACACTCAAAACCATCCTCCTTCACACAccaaaaaagagagaataaacaAATCTATCATAAAAGCAGAAACATAAACTCATATATATTGACCGTACACattgaaatagattttttttattagagagaAGATTTTATCTAGAGACATCACAACGAGCTTTGTTAGTTCAAATGAGTAAGTAATTGACAAATGTTTCCACCAAGTGAATGAGAGGTCCTCGGATAGGCTACATATGAAATAAGCTTGATGCATATAATCTAAATTCTCTGGCTTGAAGAAGAGTTAGAAGCAATGCAAATAGGTTAATTATATCTTGTATTAATAAGGGTAACTACAAATCGTTGTAGATATTATTTTCATCATAAACAATATTCAAAGCTATGTGATTCACACACATGGATTTCACCATGTCTCATTTCTCTCGTCTCTTAGCATCAAAGCCTTATAAAGACAATCATTATCCATGAATACCGTAGTATCAATCCCGGACACTAGAGCACATAACTGTGAATATCATAAGATGGTGCATGGCTGTAGCACAGAGAAAAGAACGGAGGTTGAAGGCATGCTTTAGagttcaaaacaaagaaagaatggTGGGTGAGTGCCATTGGAAATCCTTGTGGAAGTGGGTGGGTGTCGGACCTGTAGGTTGCAGTGTGGAAATCACACAGAAGAGTCCCCCTCCCCTCCGCAGGGCAAAAGCCAGTTTTTTGAAATGCCTCTTTGCAGTGCTGCTATAGGGTTGCAAAGAGCCACTACTTTGACCGTGATTGAAGCTGTGATGATCACTATGTATTGCTATGCTATTTTTTGTAGTGGACCATGGCCATTCCACACATCTACACTGCTATAGTGGTATATCAATAACTATGGTCAATACCTAGTGGACCAAGGGGACATTTTATTAAGTTTGTCATCTAGTGTCATTTGACCTTGtccatatatgtgtgtgtggctTGGGGGTGGAGGGGGTGGGGGTGATAAACATGTGAAGATTGCCTTGGCAATTGGACCACACCATGATATGCGTTTGACTGatccaaaattcaaaattaaaagtcaTATATTAACTACTCATTTTGCAATTGAGATTGCTAGTCAAGGGTAGCATTTGTATAATTGTCCAAATACATGTTATTCACCACACAGACCCTCACCTCAACTCGATTGATGAAAATTCCAGCAGGTGTAACAGAGCTATTTGGGTCATAAGCATCAAGATATCCTTCCATTGATGTTCGTAAGCTGAAAGATAAtacaaattaatgattttagtCCATTAGAAAGAAGTACAAAGCAATGAATTTAGTTCATTAAAAGTAGTACAAAGCTTTTCACAGTTAAACATTTTTCTTCCAATAATGTGAGAAAACGAATACAAAATATATACTACCtggtttatttaaggaaaagagAATATGAACTAATGAAAAAATGATATCGGACTGATTCCACATTATAAAATGCAAAACACTAACACCTGTTTTATACTAGTAATTAGGTCACATACTAGTACTGCACCACAAACCCAACCCCAATCATACAATAAAATTAGGAAACACAATCAAAATTAGAAAACTCCCAAGATTGTATCACCAATTAAAGGACTAATAGATTTCACAATATATTCTACACACTGGAAGATTTTTTGTAAAGACAATGTAGCAATGAAAGAATCAAATGATATCCTAATTACCATAATTACAAGACatcgttatttttttttacataaattacatatatttgaacTATAGACAGGGGGAGAATAATTACTTTTAGATAGTCACTCCTATTTGTATTCTTCTCTTGACTTTATCTAACGAAGTggaaaattaaggataaaacataatttacttGAAGAGCATACTAAAAAGTGACTTATCATTCTGACTGTTTTATAGATGTCATAATATTGGAAATCTACATAGTatagaaaataatgattaacaatatagataaataacgagaaacaaaaaataagaattataccGTGCACAATCAGAATTTCTTGCAAGGTATGTTTTCAAATCTACAAAGCACCTCTTCTCTAAAGGTAGCATCTCAGAAGATCCataattcaacaatggaaacaGTTTATGTAGAATTTGATATGCAAGTAACTGCAACAACAATCACACATATCATGACCCATTTATTTCcgtgtgatatatatatatatatatagagagagagagagagagagatcaaCACCATAAATGATAACCTGGGTAAAACCACGTAAGCTATGATGATGTGATGTTAATAATGGAACTAGAGGAGGAAACAATTCGTTCAAATGACTAGATTGAACATCTTTAGATGAGTTGAGAATGACATTAGCTGCTATGAATACATATGAAGATAGTGCCTGCATTTTAAGAATAACAATTAGAAGCTTAAAGCAGAATGTTCTAAAAGCTTGTGATATACATTAcatctataatttatttatccttttttatagTCATCAAACATATTAAGCTAACAGAGAAGATAATAAACAAAAAGGTGTTAAAGAATTTGCAACTACTAGTAGATGGTCATTTATAATCTAACCAATTCAACTCATATAATAGTGTTGGAAATGGTAATAGCAATTAGTATGTCATTGGAAATTGTGGGAGTTAATGTATCATTGCAAAGATTAGTGTCATAgaatagtttattattattcctGTTATTCTTTATTAATATCCAGAGATTCTTGAGAAAGTAATGGCAAGTGaatgaaatagaaagaaaaagtgAGGGAGAGAAAGTGACTGTTTTTCTGAAATGACTCAAATTACTGTTCATTATCAaactttgatttgcatttctATTTATGGAGAGTACAAGCTTCTAAACTAACCATTCTGTTATAGTTCACTCTAACTGTAACTGTAACAGAATGTTGACAGATTGCTAAATTATCTACACAAGCACCAGCAGAAACCATTAATCCTAACAGAACTGACTGCACCCACCATTGCTAAATTATATTTCAGAATAGCTGCAAGCCTGCACCCACCATGCTATACATCTATCATCCCCCCTCCCCAGAAAAACCCAGGGTGGTTGAGAAGGAAGCACCAAGTTTGTCTCAAAAGCAGAATTATGTGTACTAACGACTTGTTCAGAACCTTCTCAAACAAAAAAACGTCTAATTCCATGTGTCCAGTGTCGGCATTCAACAATGGGTCATGAGTTGTAACACAGCAACTGCTCTTCGATTGTTACGACAGACAATAGGAGTAGGAATTATGATGTAAAGTTCCGTAAGAAGATATTGAGCCCAGATCATTTCTGCCATAGTAGTAGCTAAACTCCTATATTCCACCTCTGCACTAGAGTGAGCCAAATAAGAACTGGACCAGAAAGTGAAGAAGGAATAATTCTTTAGTGTATGTAAACTGAATCATAGGTTTCCAAGAAACCTGCACTCTCCACAACAATGATTAATTTTTCTCTCCCTACACCTAACTCTGAACCCTCTTTTTATACCCACCCAACTAATAACTAACTAGTTAGTTATTAACTATTTCTATTACAATCATATAATGGCATCATCccaaaatatatacataaccCTGATATAGATTGCCTATCATCTGGATCAGAGTCCCAATTAACATTTGAAATAGATTCCAATTTCATTGGAGAGTATATTATTTGGAAATATCACTACCCAACTGTTGAAAAAACCACCTAAATTGTGGTCACCCCTAGATAGAAGGGGTGTGTTGAAAGTCCCACATGGCGGGTAGTTGTGGACAAAAGGGGACATGTTGAAGTCCCACATCAAATAAAGATACTGCTAAGATAAACTATATTAGAGGGAGTAATCCTTTCCATATGTACAAATGGTTTCTATAATTGAAGAGGAAGTtgggttaaattgtttttaaaattttgtaagttGTTTTCAAAAGCTATCTTGGAGAACTTTTTGAAATAAGCTGAAAACTGCTCATGGACATATCCTAAGCTATTTTCATAAGCTCTCCCAAACACTTGCTCTGTTTATGACAAAAGATAAGTCCAAATAACTTGTAAATAAGTTCTTCAAAATGGACCCTTAAGTCTTTGAGGGGTCTTTGTATAAGCTACATATGGAGCAAGCCTGGTAAATAATCTATTTGCACCAACATGACAAGAATTGTTAGACAGAAAAAGTACATAGGGCAATCGTAATGAGACATTACTCTTTGTTTTTACAAGATAAATTTACATGttcagtaaaaataaaatttacctgCTGCCTCATGTCATAATCCCGCAATATGGGGACCAAATGCTCTTTGACCTGTGAATTAAAGATAATTTCAACATAGATAGGCAACAGACTACAAACTTTAGATGGTAAGTTGCACTGAAAGGTACATATATCAGATTTAAAGGAAACACTGAATGCCAGCAATTCTCTTACAACTTAATGTGAAATTAATCTGAACACATAAAGAAACTGAAAGAGTAGCCACTTGCTCTCATCCCCAAacgaaatgaataaaaaataaatgctaAAACTAACTTCATTTAAATAACTTATTGAGTCCAAGAAAACCAAAACTCAAGTAAACAACACCAAACATGTAGCTTCCTTGGCCATGTTATAAaacaaaagttattttttattttatttttgccaaGCACTTTAAGGATTAAAACTTCTCTCCATTGTTTGTTCATTTCTATGATAATCAATCATAGGAGGGCCCTTTTTTAAAGTTTTGGGCAAAAGTATAAAATACAAAGTAGGATTCCATCCTGGCATTAACCTGGTTGTCCTGGAAAAAAAATGGGTCAAGTCAACCCACCCCATTTAAGGTGGGTTAGCCAGTTGACCCACCTAACaattaaaagaaacattaattaaaaaaaaagggggggggggggggggcaaacAATATCTTAAAAGgggaaaactaaaaataagagaaataacaAATCTGTACACCTAACTATGACAAATTTAATTGTcaataattaaatcataataatCAAATAGTGATAaagtatcattttttaatttgttataaaattttaaaaaagctaaaaaaaaaccCCAAGGTTTCAACATGCCCTGACCTGTCCCCAACATATTTTGGACGTGGGTTGAGTGAGGCAAGTTTAGCAGGTTAATGGATTCTAAAACCCAACCTGACCCACCAAAATAGGAGGGTTTTGTAGGTTGACCGATCAAGTTGGAAATGTTTTGCCAATACTACTACAAAGTGCTTTTATGTATGAGCAGAAGCAGAAAATCTGCTGTTAATAGAAGCAAGAAACTGGTGCTTTTCCTATCAAGCAAAAGCATAAAATcttccattttttatattatttactcaTCTGGAGCTTAAAAGGAAAAGTTATTGCTATTTTAAGCCAATTTATCAACCCTGCTTTTGGAAGGATCTCTCTCTTGGACATACACTCTTTATTTCTATTccccaataaaaataaaaataaaaaagctacTTGAAAATGAATATGggcataaatataataaatataaagaggaaaatgatgagacaaaaaagggggaagaaGAAAGTCTGACAAGAGATGGAAACTTCAAGTAAATGTTGATTGCAAATGTCTCTAAGTATTGGCGAACAGCAGGTAAGTTATTTCTCTGcaagagaacaaaaaatatagttaGATATATAGCAATGGGCAAGAGTATAATACATGCATATaacagtaaaaataaattttaaaaaatggttatcacattaactttaaaattgataaaaaaaatttaatcaccaCGATATTGGTGCGAAGTATCCATCGGCTTTGCCGATAACTAATTTTTGCCAAGAAACCTGGCTGACCACCTATAGTGGGGTCTCCCCTCCCaagcactttttttttcattcacaaggCTCGAAACCGAGACCTTGCTTAAGGGGATTGAGCCGAGTTCTACTTGAACCAACGACATGTTGGTAGAGAATAAAAATCCTataagctatatatatatatatatagcaattgGTAAGTCTAAagcaattttctttttattggtcAGAAGTGATTTCAGTTTAAATAAAATGCaatgtaaatataattaaacacaCTATTACAGAAGGTAAGTATGCATCTCTCTCTCACAGACACAGATAGAGGAGGGAAGCAAAACATGGTAATTGTCTAAAAAATGGATGAAAGAAATGATTctataaacaaaaatacatctaataaaacatttaaatgaaatttgaatagaaaagaACTTAAGAGCATGCATATGCTTACATGAGATCACAAATATATGCTTCCAATACTACTAAATacacaacatattaaaaattccaataggaaaacaaatattaaagaatgaCAACATGCAAAATCTACTTACATTAAGTGATATGTACAAGTATTCCAAAACTTTCCCAACTATATCTTCCTCCACAAATGGTGACAATACACATATTATTTGCCAAGCACGTATTTTACGTCTATGAATCTGGAACAACAATGTAACAAATTGAACAAAATGAGTTATAGCAAAGATtgataagagaaaaaattacaGTAGCAATGAGAAATTTCCAGTATCATGCCATATTCAAACCATTGAAAGCAGACAATCTTTATAGACATTCTCAGGGACATAAGGCTGACCAGTTTAATTCCAGTTAAACAGAGAAACAAAAGGCCATGATACTTACAGCACTGTACTTTTTGTATAACTCCTTTGCAAGATCTTTATCATTCACCTATATCAACAGATGTTATACGTAACATTAGCATTTGAAAATAAACTTCTGATCtttgtaataaattaaaattgtgcgCTGAAAAAACGCTTGAACAGAACCATACAGGgcatcaccaaaaaaaattattcaaaagaaattacACTCCAAAATTTGCATAGTATAGCTGCAGCCATATTAGTAAATTTACTAACATTATGCTCATTCCAAATTTAGAACCATCATGCTCTCTGAATTCATATTAGAAATTAGTCAATGTTATAATGCCACAATCATTTGTAATCAAAAACTAGCTTACAACAGTTAAAGTCTCTGCCGTTGGCTTACAATTGATAAAAACCTTGGGAGAAGAAACTAGAAACACACCACAAAAGCTAGCATTGCAGTTGGAGATCTCAAGGCCTTATAAACCCACACAAAAATCCTGTACTTCTAAATGTGAGACTCTTTTACAATTTGGGTTTAGCCTAACTCAACACCAGAAGTTAGCTCAAGAGGTAACAAATCTAGGAAAGGCTCTGTTACCatcttaaaatttcaatttgagCATAACTCAATCCCAAAAACCAGCTCAAGAGGTACTTGGGTTGCTCTCACTTATACTTTATTTTGGCTATCTCTAGTCAATGAGGGACTTGGGTTTTTCCCAATAGACTCAAGTCCCATGCCTTGCAAGCGGATACTAAAATCCCAACACACTCAACAACCCCGGTGCCCACGTGGGTTGCTTATGCACTAGTCCATTCTCTAAACACTGCAATGTGACACCATCAAGTGCAGCTTGTTTGCAGTCAAAGAGAAATGATGGTAAAAGGCCAATTCATAAAACCTTGGGAGAAATACACCACAAAAGCCAGACGTTGTAATTGGAGACTGGAGAGACCAAAGCCTTATAAACCCCACACCAAAATCCCATACTTCCAGTATGAGACTCAAGTACTATATGCAACTGGATCCTAACAACTTATGTTCTTAATAGATGGGACTGTTCCTTTTTCTATTCAGTATGATTCTTGCATGCAATACTAATGCtaactttcatttttgttttcacaCATCAACATAAGCACTAGACAATCTGAGACTGAAATTATCTTAAAACCAATTCATAAATTCAAATAACCCCAAAGGATTCTTCAAAACTTGAAGCCAGATGTTGATAGGACTAGTAGCGCCAAACTGACTAGTACAACTACAATATCAGCAAGAATAGAACCACACAGCATTTAACATACTCCCTACGGTCTCAACtcaaatataataagaaaaaaaactgattcACACTAACATAGAAAGTTAGTTAACCACATTTAATTGTGTCAATTtcaattaagtaatttttttcccaACTTACCCTTTATTGGAGCTTGGTATCAAGAATAAAAGAGT
Protein-coding sequences here:
- the LOC100781097 gene encoding uncharacterized protein — translated: MPTKQVTYCNDKAVLVKVYVEKPRKKSSSSIQHQHLHYHIRHTIRQEVVLGSGSKGSYARRAGLLMYSHLLRESAKGALSTPSFSKLVANNNLQPPTQITPSNKKKPVYREKPTCFGSLKLLIPRFLRSWSKAKNKEKNKKPMHGGFSGNGMKMLQVWKGKSFLTNVFSTTRN